From the Sanguibacter sp. HDW7 genome, the window CGAGGATCGCGCGACCCTGGCGGCGGTCGCCGACCATGAGGCCGAACGCGCGCGGCAAGGCCGTCGGGATGACGAGGATGAGGAACATCTCGAGGAGGTTCGTCCAGGGCGTCGGGTTCTCGAAAGGGTGCGCCGAGTTCGCGTTGAGATAGCCACCGCCGTTCGTGCCGAGCATCTTGATGGCCTCCTGCGAGGCGATGGGGCCGCCGACGATCGTCTGCGTGCCGCCCGCGAGCGTGCTGACCTCCGCCGGGGAGCCGAGGTTCTGGACGACTCCCCCGGCGACGAGCACGAGGGCCGCGACGGCCGCGACCGGCAGGAGCACGCGAACGACGGTCCGCGTGAGGTCCCGCCAGAGGCTCCCGATACGGCCGTCGGTCCCGGCACGCGCGAATCCGCGCACGAGCGCGACGGCGACGACGATGCCGACGGCGGCGGAGACGAAGTTCTGCACGGCGAGACCCACGGCCTGGAGCACCGGGGACGCGGCGGTCTCGCCCGCGTAGGACTGCCAGTTGGTGTTCGTCGCGAAGCTCACGGCGGTGTTCCACGCGGTGTGCGACGACATCGCCGGCACGCCGTCCGCGAGGGGCAGACGGTCCTGGGTCCGGGCGAGGAGCATGACGGCGAAGATCGAGACGAGGGTCAGCGCGAGCACTCCGCGCAGATAGGCGGCCCAGCGCATCTCCGCGTCGGGGTCGACGCGCAGCAGCCGGTAGATGCCGCGCTCGACGCGCGTGTGACCGTCGGCCGTATAGGTGCGTGCGAGGTAGGTGCCGAGCGGCACGTGCACCGCGGCGAGCGCCCCGACGAGCAGGAGCGCCTGGCCGACGGCCAGGAGGACCGACGTCGTCGTCATCGCCTCGCGCCCCCGTCGCGGAAGGGGCGCGCGACGAGCGCGAGCGTGACGACGACGAGCGTCGTGAGGAGCAGGTAGGCCAGGTCAGCCATGGGAGGGACCTCTCCGAGCAGGGCGACGCGCAGGCGTCGGCGCACACGGCGTGCGCTCGCCTCTGGTCTACGCCGCTCGCGGGCTCCCGGACCGAGCGTTGACGGAACCCTGACGCCCCCGCGTCCGGCCTTGACGAGACCCTGACGGGCCGCGACGGGACGCGTGCGCCGGACACGTGCGTCGCCCGAGCCGGGCGCCCGGGCTGCACCTCGGGGCAGCACCTCTCGGGTCGCCCGCCCAAGGACGTCCCGCGTCCAGCTCGGTCTCCCCCAGCCGGTAAGTGGTGCTCAGCCGGTCGGGACGTCCCGGCGTCGGAACCCGGCGACGCCGACGACGCCGAGCCCGACCGCGAGCACGGCCATGACGGCGGCCCCGACCCACGACGCCCCCGCGCCCGGCAGCGCGGGCGAGTGCGTGAACGGCGCAAGGTCGAGCAGCCACGTGGGCAGGCGCAGCAGGCCGCCGTAGACGGCCGCGACCGCGGAGAACCCGAACCAGCCCCACACGATCCCGCTGCCCGTGGGCCACCAGCCGTAGCAGACCACGGCGGCGGCGACGAGGAGCGCGATCGCGGGCAGGTGCCCGAGCGCCGCGACGACGAACGTGCCGAGCGGCGTCGTCGAGCTCCCGGTCGAGGCGACCCCGACCCACAGCCCGACGCCGACGACGAGGAGGAGGCCAGCGGTCGTGCCGAGCGTCACGCCGACGCGCGCACCCAGCCAGCGCTGCCGGGAGACCGACGTCCCCAGGACGCTCTCGAGACGTCCGCGCTGCTCCTCGGTGCGCACGCCGTGGAACGAGGCGAGCGCGAACCCCGCGACGAGCACCGCGAGGAACATCACCATGAGGCTGGCGAACACGTCGACGAGCTCGCCGCTGCCACCGAGGACGTGCTGGAGCTGCGGCATCTCGTCGATCATCGCACCGACGGCGTCGGCGAACGTGCCCGTGACGACGGCGCCGGCCGCGAGCGCGACGGCCCACGCCGTCGCGGAGCCCCGATGGAGGCGCCAGGCGAGAGCGGTGGGCGTCGCGAGCGACGCGCGGGCGCGCGCCGGTCCGGGTCGGGGCGCGACGAGGCCGGCGCCGAGGTCGCGCCTGGCACCGAGGCGCGCGCCGACCGCGAGGAGCGCGAGCGTGAGCAGGAGCCCGAGGCCGAGCGGCCACACGCGCGTGTCGACGAACGCCCGGGTCTGCAGCGCCCAGCCGAGCGGGGACGCCCACGACAGCGGCGAGCCGCCGACCTGCTGGAGGTCGCCGGCGGCGCGCACGATCCAGGCGATCCCCAGGGCGGCGAGCGCGAGGCCGGACGCGGTCCGGGCATGCTCGGCGACCTGGCACGTGACGACGGCGACGGCTCCGAAGACGAGGCCCGTGACCGCCCCTGCGGCCGCGAGCGCGGCCGAGCCGCCGACGTCGAGACCCGTCGCGACGAGTACGCCGCACGCGAGGGCCGCGATGACGAGCTGGACGAGTGCGACGAGCGCGAACGCAGTGACGGCCGGCGCGTGGCGCCCGACGGCCCCGGCGCGGACGAGCTCGGCGGTGCCCTGCTCCTCCTCGGCGCGGGTGTGCCGCACGACGGTCTGGATCGAGAGCACGGCGAGCGCCACGAGGACGAGGAAGGTCATCTCGTTGGCGACCATCGCGCCGAGCGTGTAGTCGTCGAGGCCGAAGCCGGACCCGGTGAGG encodes:
- the kdpA gene encoding potassium-transporting ATPase subunit KdpA, producing the protein MTTTSVLLAVGQALLLVGALAAVHVPLGTYLARTYTADGHTRVERGIYRLLRVDPDAEMRWAAYLRGVLALTLVSIFAVMLLARTQDRLPLADGVPAMSSHTAWNTAVSFATNTNWQSYAGETAASPVLQAVGLAVQNFVSAAVGIVVAVALVRGFARAGTDGRIGSLWRDLTRTVVRVLLPVAAVAALVLVAGGVVQNLGSPAEVSTLAGGTQTIVGGPIASQEAIKMLGTNGGGYLNANSAHPFENPTPWTNLLEMFLILVIPTALPRAFGLMVGDRRQGRAILATMVTLLVGSATLLTWAELAGPGAVPAAAGAALEGKEVRLGQAASALFAAVTTGTSTGAVNAAHDSLTAPGGGVAMFTMLLGEVAPGGVGSGLAGMLVLAVLTVFLAGLMVGRTPEYLGKRIGRHEMTLVAGYVLTMPALVLLGSATAVLVPTADAAAGDPGAHGLSRIVYAFASGANNNGSAFGGLAAASPFYDTAIGIAMLLGRLVPIVLLLALAGRLASASSVPVSAGTLPTHGPLFVGLLTSVTLVVVGLTFIPVLTLGPILESLS
- a CDS encoding ABC transporter permease codes for the protein MTTTTAAAAPAARGSDALAGAGILLGAALRRDRARLLVWTASIVVLWGYAVVALERIYPTAADRQVRASLMSSPAAVILTGSGFGLDDYTLGAMVANEMTFLVLVALAVLSIQTVVRHTRAEEEQGTAELVRAGAVGRHAPAVTAFALVALVQLVIAALACGVLVATGLDVGGSAALAAAGAVTGLVFGAVAVVTCQVAEHARTASGLALAALGIAWIVRAAGDLQQVGGSPLSWASPLGWALQTRAFVDTRVWPLGLGLLLTLALLAVGARLGARRDLGAGLVAPRPGPARARASLATPTALAWRLHRGSATAWAVALAAGAVVTGTFADAVGAMIDEMPQLQHVLGGSGELVDVFASLMVMFLAVLVAGFALASFHGVRTEEQRGRLESVLGTSVSRQRWLGARVGVTLGTTAGLLLVVGVGLWVGVASTGSSTTPLGTFVVAALGHLPAIALLVAAAVVCYGWWPTGSGIVWGWFGFSAVAAVYGGLLRLPTWLLDLAPFTHSPALPGAGASWVGAAVMAVLAVGLGVVGVAGFRRRDVPTG